The Solanum pennellii chromosome 11, SPENNV200 genome contains a region encoding:
- the LOC107002928 gene encoding mitogen-activated protein kinase homolog NTF6 translates to MDAENIENSVEIKGIPTRDGKYVEYNVVGNLFEVTSKYVPPIQPVGRGAYGIVCCATNSETKEEIAIKKIGNAFENRIDAKRTLREIKLLSHMDHENVIKIKDIVRPPDREEFNDVYIVYELMDTDLHQIIRSSQALTEDHCQYFLYQLLRGLKYVHSANVLHRDLKPSNLLLNANCDLKICDFGLARTTSEADFMTEYVVTRWYRAPELLLNCTEYTAAIDIWSVGCILMELIKREPLFPGRDYAQQLGLIIKLLGSPEESDLGFLRSDNARKYVKQLPQVPKQPFSEHFPDVSPLALDLAEKMLVFDPAKRITVEDALNHPFMISLHEINEEPVCTSPFNFDFEQASLSEEDIKELIWNEALKFDPDTTK, encoded by the exons ATGGATGCTGAAAACATTGAAAATTCAGTGGAAATCAAAGGAATTCCAACTCGGGATGGTAAATATGTTGAGTACAATGTTGTGGGTAACTTATTTGAAGTTACCTCAAAGTATGTCCCTCCAATTCAACCTGTAGGCCGTGGAGCTTACGGAATCGTCTG CTGTGCTACAAATTCGGAGACGAAGGAGGAGATAGCAATCAAAAAAATTGGGAATGCATTTGAAAATAGAATTGATGCAAAGAGGACCCTTCGCGAGATCAAACTTCTTTCTCACATGGATCATGAAAAT gtcatcaaaataaaagatatagtAAGACCACCAGACAGAGAGGAATTCAATGATGTGTATATTGTGTATGAGCTAATGGATACTGATCTGCATCAGATAATACGCTCTTCACAGGCCCTCACAGAAGATCATTGTCAA TACTTCCTCTATCAATTATTGCGTGGACTCAAGTATGTACATTCTGCTAATGTTCTTCACCGGGATCTGAAACCTAGCAACTTGCTACTCAATGCAAACTGTGACCTCAAGATCTGTGATTTTGGGCTTGCTAGAACTACTTCAGAGGCAGATTTTATGACTGAGTATGTTGTTACCCGATGGTATAGGGCACCCGAGCTACTACTTAATTGTACCGAATATACTGCAGCGATTGATATATGGTCAGTTGGTTGCATTTTGATGGAACTCATTAAGAGAGAGCCTCTTTTTCCCGGGAGAGACTATGCTCAGCAATTGGGGCTTATCATAAAG TTATTAGGTTCACCGGAGGAGTCTGATCTTGGATTCCTAAGGAGTGACAATGCTAGGAAGTACGTCAAGCAGCTGCCTCAAGTTCCAAAGCAACCATTTTCCGAGCATTTCCCTGATGTGTCCCCTTTAGCCCTTGATCTTGCAGAAAAGATGTTGGTTTTTGATCCAGCTAAACGCATAACTG TTGAGGATGCATTGAATCATCCATTCATGATAAGTCTCCATGAGATAAACGAGGAACCAGTTTGCACTTCTCCTTTCAACTTCGACTTTGAACAAGCATCTCTAAGCGAGGAAGACATTAAGGAGCTCATATGGAACGAGGCTCTTAAGTTTGATCCCGATACAACCAAGTGA